A genomic segment from Chitinophaga flava encodes:
- a CDS encoding YeiH family protein gives MQLQKTEQARIQHYLPKVIFLTAAAATLLPAVEPPVALLLGLAIAQTIGNPFAGITPKITHWLLQLSVIGLGFGMNAHMALKAGKEGFLFTIASITGTLLFGALLGKLLKIEPKTSHLISCGTAICGGSAIAAISPVIKAGEKQISVALGIVFLLNSLALFVFPAVGHWLHLTQQQFGLWSAVAIHDTSSVVGAANKYGDLALQVATTVKLSRALWIMPVAFITMLLFRNGNGKIKIPWFIGLFLLAMLLNTWVPEVSTVAPYLVHSAKTALSLTLFLIGTGLTRQAFSGIGWQPLLQGILLWVLISTGALLAVFYLV, from the coding sequence ATGCAACTACAAAAAACTGAACAGGCCCGGATTCAGCATTATCTTCCCAAAGTGATATTCCTCACTGCCGCCGCGGCAACGCTGCTACCCGCAGTAGAACCGCCGGTAGCCCTCCTCCTTGGACTGGCCATCGCACAAACTATCGGCAATCCATTTGCAGGCATCACCCCTAAAATAACCCATTGGCTGCTGCAGCTGTCTGTGATAGGCCTCGGCTTTGGCATGAATGCTCATATGGCGCTGAAAGCCGGCAAAGAAGGGTTCCTTTTCACTATTGCTTCTATCACAGGGACCCTGCTGTTTGGTGCTTTGTTAGGTAAACTGTTGAAAATAGAACCCAAAACCTCCCACCTCATCTCCTGTGGCACCGCTATCTGCGGTGGTAGTGCCATAGCCGCCATCTCTCCAGTGATCAAAGCCGGTGAGAAACAGATATCTGTGGCACTGGGTATTGTGTTCCTGCTCAATTCCCTCGCCCTCTTTGTATTCCCCGCTGTAGGCCACTGGCTGCATCTCACGCAGCAACAATTCGGGTTATGGAGTGCGGTCGCTATCCACGATACCAGCTCTGTAGTGGGCGCTGCCAATAAATACGGCGACCTGGCCCTGCAAGTGGCTACTACGGTCAAGCTCTCCCGCGCCCTCTGGATTATGCCGGTAGCTTTTATTACCATGCTGCTTTTCAGGAATGGTAATGGTAAAATAAAAATTCCCTGGTTCATCGGTCTGTTTTTGCTGGCAATGCTGCTCAACACCTGGGTGCCAGAAGTCAGCACAGTGGCTCCTTACCTTGTACACAGCGCTAAAACGGCTCTTTCCCTTACCCTTTTCCTGATAGGCACTGGCCTCACCAGGCAGGCTTTCAGCGGTATAGGATGGCAACCTTTGCTGCAGGGGATCCTGCTCTGGGTGCTGATCAGCACTGGTGCGCTGCTCGCTGTTTTTTATCTGGTATAG
- a CDS encoding glycoside hydrolase family 20 protein, producing MKKLFYLCLLGGATALYSCSGSRHTDAPKGKVSIIPMPASVTEKQDSFLLDKHTVIVASGDADRKTAALFNAWLKELTGYELAIKDQGDRNSIVLHTGSDSTNAEGYTLNVDSKGVAINGNSGRGTFYGIQSLIQLLPVQKAEAMYIPGVSITDAPRFAYRGLHLDVGRHFFPVEFIKKYIDLLAMHKFNTFHWHLTEDQGWRIEIKKYPRLQEVASKRKETMAGRYADNKYDGKPYGGFYTQEQVKEVVQYATDHFVTVIPEIEMPGHALAALAAYPNLGCTGGPYEVGTRWGVYDDVFCAGNDSVFTFLQDILDEVLPLFPSKYVHIGGDECPKVRWEKCPKCQARMKQEGLKDAHALQSYFIQRMEKYLNSKGRQIIGWDEILEGGLAPNATVMSWRGIEGGIAAAKQKHDVIMTPGNFCYFDHYQSQGHNEPLAIGGFTPVSKVYAFEPVPTELNKDEARYIKGAQANLWTEYIGNTDYLEYMVYPRASALAEVLWSPADKRNYDNFLERLKVHVKRLDQKKVNYAKHVFEVAGTVTDNKKGGVEVTLSSKLDGGKIVYTLDSSAPSLQSTAYSGPVQIKQTGTIRAQVFQNDKPFGNEYSQHFVFHKGLGKKVTLAAPPSKDYDPGNSFALVNGIEGIASYNDNQWFGYNGNNFEAVIDLDSVQDISLVGMNTLNLRPNWIYPPKQVTFAVSEDGKTYKEVYKQTDFTQTGINQVRGKVAARGRYVKLNAVNFGKIPAGAEGAGNPAWLFIDEMIIQ from the coding sequence ATGAAAAAACTTTTCTACCTATGCCTGTTGGGTGGGGCAACCGCTTTATACAGCTGCTCCGGCTCCCGGCATACAGACGCGCCCAAAGGCAAAGTGAGCATCATTCCTATGCCCGCGAGCGTGACAGAAAAACAGGACTCCTTCCTTCTGGATAAACACACGGTTATCGTCGCCTCCGGCGATGCCGACCGCAAAACAGCCGCCCTTTTTAATGCCTGGCTGAAAGAACTGACCGGCTACGAACTGGCCATCAAAGACCAGGGCGACAGAAACAGCATCGTACTGCATACTGGCAGCGACTCTACTAACGCAGAAGGTTATACGCTGAATGTAGACAGCAAAGGCGTTGCCATCAATGGCAACAGCGGCCGCGGCACCTTCTACGGCATACAGTCGCTTATTCAGCTGCTTCCCGTACAGAAAGCTGAGGCCATGTACATCCCTGGTGTAAGCATTACAGATGCTCCCCGCTTCGCCTACCGCGGCCTCCACCTCGACGTGGGCCGTCACTTCTTCCCGGTGGAGTTCATCAAAAAATATATCGACCTGCTGGCCATGCATAAGTTCAACACTTTCCACTGGCATCTCACAGAAGACCAGGGCTGGCGCATCGAAATCAAAAAATATCCGCGCCTGCAGGAAGTGGCTTCCAAACGCAAGGAAACCATGGCCGGCCGTTATGCCGACAATAAATATGACGGAAAGCCCTATGGTGGCTTCTATACACAGGAACAAGTGAAAGAAGTGGTACAATATGCTACTGATCACTTTGTGACCGTCATCCCTGAAATAGAAATGCCAGGTCACGCACTGGCAGCCCTTGCTGCCTACCCCAACCTGGGATGCACCGGCGGCCCCTATGAAGTAGGCACACGCTGGGGCGTATACGACGATGTGTTCTGCGCCGGCAACGACAGCGTGTTCACCTTCCTGCAGGATATCCTCGATGAAGTACTGCCGCTGTTCCCCAGCAAATACGTACACATCGGCGGAGATGAATGCCCTAAGGTGCGCTGGGAAAAATGTCCCAAATGCCAGGCCCGCATGAAACAGGAAGGCCTGAAAGACGCTCATGCCCTGCAGAGCTATTTTATCCAGCGTATGGAAAAATACCTGAACAGCAAAGGTCGCCAGATCATCGGCTGGGATGAGATCCTTGAAGGCGGACTGGCTCCCAACGCCACCGTAATGAGCTGGAGAGGCATTGAAGGCGGTATCGCCGCTGCCAAACAGAAACATGATGTGATCATGACACCAGGCAACTTCTGCTACTTCGACCATTATCAGTCACAAGGCCACAACGAACCACTGGCTATCGGCGGATTTACGCCTGTAAGCAAAGTGTATGCTTTCGAACCAGTGCCCACAGAACTGAACAAAGACGAAGCCCGCTACATCAAAGGCGCACAGGCCAACTTATGGACAGAATACATCGGCAACACCGACTATCTCGAATACATGGTTTATCCACGTGCCTCCGCCCTCGCAGAAGTACTGTGGTCACCCGCTGACAAACGCAACTACGACAATTTCCTCGAAAGACTCAAAGTACACGTAAAACGCCTCGACCAGAAAAAAGTCAACTACGCCAAACATGTATTTGAAGTAGCCGGCACCGTAACAGACAATAAAAAAGGTGGTGTGGAAGTAACGCTCAGCAGCAAGCTCGATGGCGGTAAAATCGTATATACGCTCGATAGCTCCGCTCCTTCCCTTCAATCTACTGCCTACAGCGGACCAGTACAGATCAAACAAACCGGTACTATCCGTGCGCAGGTATTTCAGAACGATAAACCTTTTGGCAACGAATACAGCCAGCACTTTGTGTTCCATAAAGGTCTGGGTAAAAAAGTGACCCTGGCTGCACCTCCGTCAAAAGATTATGATCCCGGCAATAGCTTCGCCCTGGTAAACGGTATTGAAGGCATCGCCTCCTATAACGACAATCAGTGGTTTGGTTATAACGGTAATAATTTTGAAGCAGTGATCGATCTGGATAGTGTACAGGACATCAGCCTGGTAGGTATGAACACGCTGAACCTGCGGCCCAACTGGATATATCCACCCAAACAGGTAACATTTGCCGTTTCAGAAGATGGTAAAACCTATAAAGAGGTATATAAACAGACAGACTTTACACAAACCGGCATCAATCAGGTACGGGGTAAGGTAGCAGCGAGAGGACGTTATGTGAAGCTGAACGCCGTCAATTTCGGGAAAATCCCTGCCGGCGCTGAAGGTGCTGGTAACCCGGCCTGGCTCTTCATAGATGAAATGATTATCCAGTAA
- a CDS encoding HD domain-containing protein: MDLTRAIAIAIEAHQGQVDKYGQPYITHVLRVMQMGRTTEEKILGVLHDVVEDSSWTFEALEKEGLSPQLLEALRCVTKLSEEEDYEHFVNRTLQNRLASTVKLYDLSDNMDIRRIPTLGEKDIPRLNKYLNAYRKIAAALIQDK; encoded by the coding sequence ATGGATTTAACCCGCGCGATTGCCATCGCAATAGAAGCACACCAGGGCCAGGTCGACAAATACGGTCAGCCCTATATTACCCATGTGCTCCGCGTAATGCAGATGGGACGGACAACAGAAGAGAAAATACTGGGCGTACTGCACGACGTTGTGGAAGACAGCTCCTGGACCTTCGAAGCACTGGAAAAAGAAGGACTGTCACCCCAGCTGCTCGAAGCCCTGCGCTGTGTAACCAAACTATCTGAAGAGGAAGACTACGAACACTTTGTAAATCGTACCTTACAAAACAGACTGGCATCCACGGTTAAACTCTATGATCTGTCAGACAACATGGATATCAGACGTATCCCGACGCTCGGAGAAAAGGATATCCCCCGTTTGAATAAATACCTGAACGCCTATCGCAAAATCGCGGCAGCACTTATTCAGGATAAATAA
- a CDS encoding class I SAM-dependent methyltransferase: MKAPSTKSGTYMALFRAMESTKPTEERLFYDPYAAAFLQGYHQTLIAGCSIPFVRKLLAAYIQLRWPGTHTAAIARTKLIDDMIIQAVCEQDINQIIILSATFDTRAHRLNIGKPVSFVEVDHPETQYFKQSKLWELIQSPAIHLDYVKLDMNKEHLADVISPVLLKQRDHYKTLFLWENLSTNFEAQHAETMFRFIRSFPSGTQVIVTYPDRAVLENPHRYKGFSRINKTLHRAGEGWDYGLDPQNITAFMHERNMKVLYDGGADRYRAEYFGEKSQHMKGYEYFRVVRSELQ, encoded by the coding sequence ATGAAGGCACCATCCACCAAATCCGGTACTTACATGGCTTTATTCCGTGCTATGGAAAGCACCAAACCAACTGAAGAGCGGCTATTTTATGATCCGTATGCCGCAGCATTTTTACAGGGTTATCATCAAACGCTGATTGCCGGCTGTAGTATACCATTTGTCCGAAAACTGCTGGCAGCCTATATTCAGCTCCGATGGCCCGGAACACATACTGCCGCCATCGCCCGCACAAAGCTGATAGATGATATGATCATTCAGGCTGTCTGCGAACAGGATATCAACCAGATCATCATCCTCAGCGCTACCTTCGATACCCGGGCCCATCGCCTCAACATCGGCAAACCGGTCAGTTTTGTAGAGGTCGATCATCCCGAAACCCAGTATTTCAAACAATCAAAACTATGGGAACTCATCCAGTCCCCCGCCATTCACCTGGATTATGTAAAACTGGATATGAACAAGGAACACCTCGCCGATGTCATCTCCCCCGTTCTCCTCAAACAACGCGATCATTATAAAACACTCTTCCTCTGGGAAAATCTCAGCACCAATTTCGAAGCACAACATGCAGAAACCATGTTCCGGTTCATCCGCAGCTTTCCTTCCGGCACGCAGGTGATCGTCACCTACCCCGACAGGGCCGTCCTCGAAAACCCGCATCGATACAAAGGATTTTCACGTATCAACAAAACCCTGCACCGCGCCGGTGAAGGATGGGATTATGGTCTCGACCCTCAGAACATTACTGCGTTTATGCATGAACGTAATATGAAAGTGCTTTATGATGGCGGAGCCGACAGATACCGCGCTGAATATTTCGGGGAGAAAAGTCAACATATGAAAGGCTATGAATACTTCCGCGTAGTACGAAGCGAGCTGCAATAA
- a CDS encoding endonuclease/exonuclease/phosphatase family protein, producing the protein MKKLLLLTVIWLTGFSLTAQQKVKVLTYNIHHGENIKGVLDLQGIANVILATNPDLVALQEVDSATQRTKHTDQLKELASITGMYTYFAKAMDFDGGGYGTGILSRFPITEAVTVPLPSAKPGTEPRVAGVITVKLPGDSLLRFVSTHLDSEKHAGDRIAQAITLAEYFRETQTPVILAGDFNATPNAKEIQILKKIFTDATAQMGPTFPADSPRVKLDYIMYHPKHHWNVTGARVIEEAVASDHRPLLSDLELK; encoded by the coding sequence ATGAAAAAATTGCTGCTCCTCACTGTCATATGGCTGACAGGGTTTTCACTGACTGCCCAACAAAAGGTAAAAGTACTGACCTACAACATCCATCACGGCGAAAACATCAAAGGAGTGCTCGACCTCCAGGGTATTGCCAACGTGATCCTTGCCACCAATCCCGACCTGGTGGCACTGCAGGAAGTAGACAGTGCTACCCAGCGTACCAAACACACAGACCAGCTGAAAGAACTGGCATCTATCACAGGCATGTATACCTATTTTGCCAAAGCGATGGACTTTGATGGCGGTGGTTATGGCACTGGTATCCTGTCACGCTTCCCTATTACAGAAGCTGTCACCGTACCGCTGCCTTCCGCGAAACCAGGTACAGAGCCCAGAGTAGCCGGCGTGATCACCGTAAAACTACCTGGTGACAGCCTGCTTCGTTTTGTAAGCACTCACCTCGACTCAGAAAAACATGCCGGCGACCGCATCGCACAAGCCATCACACTGGCAGAATATTTCAGGGAAACACAAACACCGGTGATACTCGCCGGCGATTTTAACGCTACACCTAATGCCAAAGAAATACAGATCTTAAAAAAAATATTCACAGACGCCACCGCACAGATGGGTCCTACCTTCCCCGCAGACTCTCCCCGGGTGAAACTCGACTACATCATGTACCATCCCAAACACCACTGGAATGTTACCGGTGCCAGGGTCATCGAAGAAGCCGTAGCCTCCGATCACCGGCCACTGCTCAGCGATCTGGAACTGAAATAA
- a CDS encoding alkaline phosphatase, translated as MKKLIIATGLLLGGLFAHAQVKGVKHVILIGMDGFGAYCFPKVDNPNMKQLMKDGAWTLQARSVLPSSSAVNWASMVMGAGPEIHGYTEWDSRKPELPSRTLDQYGMFPSIYTLLREQKPKAEIGVIYSWEGIGYLFPKAAVNKDLGTKDNDSLATEASVAYIKEKKPDFLFIHFDQPDGVGHNIGHNIQPYFDQVKKNDELLGKILQAVKDAGMWDNTIILLTADHGGIKKGHGGKTMEEMQIPWIIRGPGVKANKELSTSVVTYDTAATIAWIFGLKTPQVWTGRPVKEAFK; from the coding sequence ATGAAAAAACTGATCATTGCAACCGGACTGTTGCTGGGCGGACTTTTCGCGCACGCACAGGTCAAAGGTGTGAAACATGTTATCCTGATCGGCATGGACGGCTTTGGTGCTTATTGTTTTCCCAAGGTCGACAATCCAAATATGAAACAGCTGATGAAGGATGGCGCCTGGACGCTTCAGGCCCGCAGTGTACTGCCTTCTTCCAGTGCAGTCAACTGGGCTTCGATGGTGATGGGCGCAGGCCCTGAAATCCACGGCTATACCGAATGGGACAGCCGCAAACCAGAGCTGCCTTCCCGAACCCTCGACCAGTACGGCATGTTCCCCTCTATCTACACCCTGTTGCGTGAACAGAAACCCAAAGCCGAAATAGGCGTCATCTACAGCTGGGAAGGGATCGGTTATCTGTTCCCTAAAGCCGCAGTCAACAAGGACCTCGGCACCAAAGACAATGACAGCCTCGCCACTGAAGCATCGGTAGCTTATATCAAAGAAAAAAAACCAGACTTCCTCTTCATACATTTTGATCAGCCTGATGGTGTAGGACATAATATTGGTCATAATATCCAACCCTACTTCGATCAGGTGAAAAAAAATGACGAGCTGCTGGGCAAAATATTACAGGCTGTTAAAGATGCCGGTATGTGGGACAATACCATCATCCTGCTCACAGCAGATCATGGTGGTATTAAAAAAGGTCATGGCGGCAAAACCATGGAAGAGATGCAGATTCCATGGATCATCCGCGGCCCGGGCGTAAAGGCAAACAAAGAACTTAGCACCAGTGTTGTAACCTACGATACTGCCGCCACTATCGCCTGGATCTTCGGTCTCAAAACACCGCAGGTATGGACCGGAAGACCCGTGAAAGAAGCATTTAAGTAA